The following proteins are co-located in the Polystyrenella longa genome:
- a CDS encoding cytochrome C oxidase subunit IV family protein, which translates to MSHSGDSHNENHGFAHALPVWVLLTVFFALVGLTCLTVWTAGLDFGGHDLVLAMVIATVKATMVMLFFMHLIQEKKFNILVFMSSFLFASLFLLITLMDKNSYEPFVEERMSETILEIQVPAPSE; encoded by the coding sequence ATGAGTCACTCTGGAGATAGTCACAACGAAAATCATGGGTTCGCTCATGCTTTGCCTGTCTGGGTTCTGCTGACAGTCTTTTTCGCATTGGTCGGCTTGACCTGTCTGACAGTCTGGACAGCCGGGCTGGACTTTGGAGGGCACGATCTCGTATTAGCGATGGTGATCGCCACCGTCAAAGCAACCATGGTTATGTTGTTCTTCATGCACTTAATCCAAGAGAAGAAATTCAACATCCTGGTGTTCATGAGTTCTTTTTTATTCGCTTCTCTGTTCCTACTCATTACTCTGATGGATAAGAATTCCTACGAACCTTTCGTAGAAGAACGAATGAGCGAAACGATTTTGGAAATCCAAGTTCCAGCCCCCAGTGAGTGA